The Jeotgalibacillus haloalkalitolerans DNA segment ACAAATGCCAATGACCAGAATACATGTGTATAGCCTTCATCATTCGCAACTTTCAGTGAAAGCTCATTAAACACACCTTCAGGCGGTCTGACATATTTCATTTCCTTCTGTCCGGTCAGTTCTTCCGTTTTCTTTTTTACCTTTGCCCACTCTTCTTTCATCTGCGCTTCACTCAGTGTTGAAAAGTCAGGGTGTCCCCATGAATGGTTTCCGATGATGTGACCGTCTTTTACCATTCTCTTCACTAAAGGTGCTGCGCTCTCCAGATAGTGGCCTGTCAAAAAGAAAGTTGCCGGTACTTTCTCTTCTTTTAACACATCAAGAATTTTCTCTGTATAGCCGTTTTCAAACCCATTATCAAAAGTGAAGTATACAATTTTCTCTTCCGGGGACCCTTTATAGTAAGCACCGTGTTTTTCTAATAATTCATTATACGTTGCCCCAGCATCAGGCTGTTCACCATTAACTGACCGTTTGAATCCCCAGTGATGTGTTTCAGCATGGGCTGACAGTGTAAATCCAAGGAACAGTAAAAGTGACGCTGCAATTGAAAAAAATGTTTTCATATCTGCCTCCTTTCTTATTTTAAATTGTGTAATTCGGGTAGTGGCATACATAGAAAAAGCATCCACATTTTCAGTGGTGAATGTGACCTGGAATTTCGGGAATGTGATCTGTAAATTGAAGGTTGTGACCGCAAAATGGAGGAATAGAGTTTTTGTGACCTCAATTTTTGAGAATTTGACCCGAAAATTCTGCAATGTGACCTGAAACACCTGACGCCCTAACCTCAAAAAAGCATCTCCCTGACCATATGATCAGAAAGATGCTCTAACTAACTCAGCTGAAAACCTTCTCCTTAAACCGTGACAGCTTCTCAAGTGAGGACTGGTCAACGTCTTTATGCAGGCTGTTTCCGTGCGAGTCCATTGTAACGACTGCTGTAAAACCTTTTACACGGAGGTGCCACATCGCTTCCGGCACACCAAACTCCATCAGGTCAACGCCTTCTACACCCTGGATACAGTCAGCATAATATTGTGCTGCTCCGCCGATAGCATTCAGGTAAACGCCACCGTGCTCTTCAAGTGCTTCAAGTGTTTTCGGTCCCATACCACCTTTACCGATCACTGCACGGATACCAAACTTCTTCATGATATCTCCTTGATAAGGCTCTTCACGGATAGAGGTTGTCGGACCGGCTGCTTTCACATGCCAGTTTCCTTCATCATCTTTCAGCATCACAGGACCACAGTGATAGATCACCTGACCATTCAGATCAACCGGTGCATCATGATCACTCAAATATTTATGAATGGCATCACGGCCTGTGTACATCATCCCGTCAATCTGTACAACATCACCGACCTTCAATGTACGGATCTGTTCTTCAGATATCGGTGCAGTCAGCTTTACAACTTCCGGTTTTTCATCAGGTGTTTCTGCCTGGTCCTCATTAAAAGAGATCTTTTCACCCTCCTGGTACAGCCATTCCTGAATCTCACCGCTATCAGCATTCACTGTAATGCCAAGGCGTCTGAATGCCCAGCAATTATAAGCGACTGATACGAAGAAGCTTGCGGGAATACGGTGCATCACACCAACTTTACACCCAAGCAGTGTCGTTTCACCGCCAAAGCCCATTGTGCCGATCCCAAGCTCATTTGCATGGTCCATCACATATTCTTCAAGCTTTCTAAGGTCTTCATTCGGGTTCACATCATCAGCAGAACGGAACAGCTGTGCTTTTGCAAGATCGTACCCTGAAGAACGGTCTCCACCAATCCCGACACCAATGAATCCTGCGCTGCATCCCTGTCCCTGTGCCTGATAGACTGAGTGCATAATGCACTTACGGATGCCATCCAGGTCACGTCCTGCTCTACCTAATCCATCAAGCTCACAAGGCAGACTGTATTGAATGTTTTTATTCTCACAGCCGCCGCCTTTTAAAATCAGACGGATATCAATCTCATCTTTTTCCCACTGCTCATATTTAATGACAGGCAGGCCTTCACCAAGGTTGTCCCCGCTGTTTTCGCCGGTAATTGAATCCACTGAATTCGGACGCATCTTCCCGTCTTTTGTTGCACGCACCATCGCACGCTTTACAGCTGCAGAGATCTCAAGCTGATTTACGCTAACCGGTGTTTTGATTTTAAATGTCGGCAGGCCTGTGTCCTGACAGATCGGCGATACCTTCTCGTCAGCCATCTGGATATTTTGTGTGATTGTTGCAAGACTCATCGCAGCACGCGTGCCTGCATTTTCCTGCGCCTTCGCTTTACGAATCGCACGCCGCACGTCCTTTGGCAGGTTCGTGGAAGTCTCAACAATCAGTTCATATAAACTATTTTCTAATGCTTCAATATTCATTTTTATGTAATCCCCTCTCCCAAAACTCAACGAATTTATTATAACCCGGTGCTTTATTGAAGGAAAGGGTGTTTGTAAACGTTTTCGGTGCTGGTGGATTTCGGTAACCGTTGATTTCCGTGGGAGGCACTCGCTTTCCGCGGCCGGTCCGGTGAGCCTCCTCATCGCTGCGCGCCTGCGGGGTCTCACCAGGCCCTTCCTGCTGCAGGAGTCTCGCACCTCCCACTCCAATCAACTTAATTAAAATTTTTAACCTTTTAACGTTTTTATACACCTAAGTTGAAGGTTAAATCAATTCTATCAACGACCTGTCTTACTTAAATAGTTTTTGAAACGGTATAGAATGCTTACAATACTAACGATACATTAAAGTAATTTATATTTATTAAATACTAAGTTGAGCGGAGCGGAAGGGGGCGACTCCGGGACGATTAGTTGGAAGCTGAGACCCCGCAGGCGAAGCCGAGGAGGCTCAGCAACAACCGTCCGGAAAGCGTCCCCCTGAAGCGCAGCTCAACGGTTATCTGCAGCAGACATAAAAAAACAGACCCGCAGGCCTGCTTGTTATTCGTTATCATCTTTTTTAAACTGCTGTACCTTCAACTCTAAATCATCAAGCATCTGAATCATACGGTCGATATCTTCAAGATCAGTACTTTCTGCATCTACGGATTCCAGCACTTCTAAAAACATTGATAAACGCTGCTTCAGGTATAGTACCTGCGAGTCATTATCGTGAATAGCATTACCCATGCCTCTCACTCCTTTCAAATCCGTCCTTATCTTAACGGATAACGCTCATTTCTGCAACTTTCGCTGAATATCCATTGACTTCTCTCTACATTATTTTCATACTGACAAAGTTAATGAAAAGGAGATTTTAATATGACAATGATTAAGCAACCGATTTCAACTTCCTATGATCCATGGGAAGCGTATGAAGATATGAAGCAGTTTGGAAAAATGACGCTGTCAAATATAGAATTTACAACGACGACGCTTTGTAATATGAGATGTGCACATTGTGCGGTTGGCTACAGTCTGTCCAATAAAGATCCTGAGACGCTGGATATGAACTTAATTTTAAGCCGTCTGGATGAAATTGAACACCTCAGAACGCTCAGCATTACCGGTGGTGAGCCGATGCTGTCGAAAAAATCAGTTGAACATACGGTGCTTCCGCTCATGAAATACGCGCATGAAAGAGGCGTCCGCACGCAGATGAATTCAAATTTAACTATTGACATAAACCGCTATGAGCCGATTATTCCTTACCTGGATGTTTTACATATTTCACACAACTGGGGAACGGTTGATGAGTTTGTTCACACGGGTTTTGCGCGGATGGAACGAAAGCCGTCTGAAGCGCAGCGGGAAGCACTTTTCAAAAAGATGATTGATAACAGCCGTACTTTAAGTGAAGCTGGTGTGATGGTATCAGCTGAAACGATGCTGAATAAAAAGACGCTGCCTCACATCGAAAGAATTCATCGTGAGATTGTTGATGATATGAAATGCGCACGCCACGAGATTCATCCAATGTACCCTTCTAATTTCGCAGAATCGCTTGAAACACTCACGCTGGATGAAACGAGAGGAGCCATTGAACATCTGCTTACCATTCGTAATCAGGATACATGGATGCTGTTTGGTACACTTCCTTTCTATGCATGCAGTACTTCTGAAAAAGACCGGGATCTGTTAAAGCGCCTGTACAGCGAAAAGAATGTGACTGTGCGAAACGATCCTGACGGCCGCTCCCGTCTGAATGTGAATGTCTTTACAGGTGATGTCATCGTCACGGACTTTAATGAAACACCTCCACTTGGAAACATTCAGCAGGATAGCCTGCCTGATGTCTTTAATAAATGGATGCAGTCAGACGATGCAGCAAGCGTCAACTGCCACTGCCCTGCAGTCAGCTGCCTCGGCCCGAACCTGCTGGTAAAAGATATGTATTATAAAGGCGCTGACTTTATGAAGAGAAGTGCACTGCTTTCAAAATAATATAAAAAATACTATTTTTTTTGCACAGCTGATGATCGGAGCGGAAGGGGGCGACTCCTGGACGAGTAGCGGGACGCTGAGACCCCACAGGCGAAGCCGAGCGATAAAGATAGGACCACAAAACGGTCCACGTCCGGAAAGCGTCCCCCGGAAGCGCAGATCCTCAGCCAAATTTTATAAAGACATAATTAAAAAGTACCGGATACAAAAAATTTCCGGTACTTTTTAATTAATTATCTATTTTGAATATTTACACTATTTAAATAACATGCTATACTACATTTACATTCAATAAAGGGGGGCTGCTTCAGATCATTCTGACAAAACCTTTTGCAAAGGAGAGTGATGAGAAGCGCTTGTGAAATAAAAAGTGCGTATATATGGAAAGTATGATAAAAACACGAATACCATAAAACCCGGTTTACTCTTTTAAACAAAGAATAAACCGGGTTTTATTATGCTTTGATTTCGAAACTCTCAGTAATTTCAATGCTGTCCTTCACTGACTGCACCATTGAACAGTTCTTGCGTGTAACATCCAGCGCTTTTTTCACTTTTTCTTCTTTCAGATCGCCTGTTATTGTAAAGTGCATATGAATTTTCTCTACGCGATTAGCTTCTTTTTCGTTGCGCTCAACCTCAGTATTCACTTGAATATCTGTGAACTCCATACGCATTCTCTCCAGCACCTTACGTAAAACCCCTCCACTGCACACGGCTACAGATGATACAAGCAGCTGATATGGACGGAATCCGTATTCTTCATTTCCTGAAATATGAAGCTCTCCATATTCAAGGCCGGTTGTAAAGCCGCCTTCTTTCATTTTAAATTCCATAAGGATCTCCTTCTTTCTCTGTAATGATTATAGTAAGATTATAGCGTTGTCTTTTTTATAACTCGATTAATCTGCTTATGATTGTTAAATTTTCCCTCAGCAGGGATTACAATTGCAATACATTTGAATATATTTCAGTCAGGAGTTTTACTATGGGGGTTTCAGCAAGAACTCGTTTTTGGATTTTAGTAGGCATTGTGGCGATTTCCGGTTTTTCTCAGGGAATGCTGCTGCCGTTAATTGCGATTATTTTTGAGCAGCAGGGTGTTT contains these protein-coding regions:
- a CDS encoding SE1561 family protein; amino-acid sequence: MGNAIHDNDSQVLYLKQRLSMFLEVLESVDAESTDLEDIDRMIQMLDDLELKVQQFKKDDNE
- the pdaA gene encoding delta-lactam-biosynthetic de-N-acetylase, yielding MKTFFSIAASLLLFLGFTLSAHAETHHWGFKRSVNGEQPDAGATYNELLEKHGAYYKGSPEEKIVYFTFDNGFENGYTEKILDVLKEEKVPATFFLTGHYLESAAPLVKRMVKDGHIIGNHSWGHPDFSTLSEAQMKEEWAKVKKKTEELTGQKEMKYVRPPEGVFNELSLKVANDEGYTHVFWSLAFVDWYHEKPQGADYAYNEIMKQLHPGAVILLHTVSSDNAGALQRVIQDMKKQGYKFETLDHLTQKQS
- a CDS encoding OsmC family protein, yielding MEFKMKEGGFTTGLEYGELHISGNEEYGFRPYQLLVSSVAVCSGGVLRKVLERMRMEFTDIQVNTEVERNEKEANRVEKIHMHFTITGDLKEEKVKKALDVTRKNCSMVQSVKDSIEITESFEIKA
- a CDS encoding fumarate hydratase, whose product is MNIEALENSLYELIVETSTNLPKDVRRAIRKAKAQENAGTRAAMSLATITQNIQMADEKVSPICQDTGLPTFKIKTPVSVNQLEISAAVKRAMVRATKDGKMRPNSVDSITGENSGDNLGEGLPVIKYEQWEKDEIDIRLILKGGGCENKNIQYSLPCELDGLGRAGRDLDGIRKCIMHSVYQAQGQGCSAGFIGVGIGGDRSSGYDLAKAQLFRSADDVNPNEDLRKLEEYVMDHANELGIGTMGFGGETTLLGCKVGVMHRIPASFFVSVAYNCWAFRRLGITVNADSGEIQEWLYQEGEKISFNEDQAETPDEKPEVVKLTAPISEEQIRTLKVGDVVQIDGMMYTGRDAIHKYLSDHDAPVDLNGQVIYHCGPVMLKDDEGNWHVKAAGPTTSIREEPYQGDIMKKFGIRAVIGKGGMGPKTLEALEEHGGVYLNAIGGAAQYYADCIQGVEGVDLMEFGVPEAMWHLRVKGFTAVVTMDSHGNSLHKDVDQSSLEKLSRFKEKVFS
- the yfkAB gene encoding radical SAM/CxCxxxxC motif protein YfkAB; translated protein: MTMIKQPISTSYDPWEAYEDMKQFGKMTLSNIEFTTTTLCNMRCAHCAVGYSLSNKDPETLDMNLILSRLDEIEHLRTLSITGGEPMLSKKSVEHTVLPLMKYAHERGVRTQMNSNLTIDINRYEPIIPYLDVLHISHNWGTVDEFVHTGFARMERKPSEAQREALFKKMIDNSRTLSEAGVMVSAETMLNKKTLPHIERIHREIVDDMKCARHEIHPMYPSNFAESLETLTLDETRGAIEHLLTIRNQDTWMLFGTLPFYACSTSEKDRDLLKRLYSEKNVTVRNDPDGRSRLNVNVFTGDVIVTDFNETPPLGNIQQDSLPDVFNKWMQSDDAASVNCHCPAVSCLGPNLLVKDMYYKGADFMKRSALLSK